TGACTGACGTAAGATTACGCCGCGTAAACACAGAAGGCCGCATGAGAGCAATTGCCTCTATTACTCTAGACCATGAATTTGTTGTTCATGATATTCGTGTAATTGATGGTAATAATGGATTATTTGTAGCAATGCCAAGTAAACGTACTCCAGATGGAGAGTTCCGTGACATTGCACATCCAATTAATTCTGGTACACGCTCTAAAATTCAAGATGCGGTTTTAACAGAGTATCATCGTTTAGGCGAGTTAGAAGAGGTTGAGTTTGAAGAAGCGGGTGCTTCGTAAAATTCGAATGAAAAGGGCTTTTTAGAGAAAGTCCTATAATTTTGCAACAAACTCCTGTAAGCATTTACAGGGGTTTGTTTTTTTGTGTTTATACATATATTTTTGTTTAGAAAATTCTAAATTAAATAAAAGAAAGAGGGATACTTCTAATTTTTTCAAAATCATTTTAAATAGTATAGCTTATTTCTTAAAAAAGATACTAAAGAGTAAAACATCTTATAAGAATTATGGTAAAATTTAATAGTTAAAATGTGTTTCTTGAAATATATGATGATTTAGGATAATATCTTTAATGGATAAATAGGTTGCGATGGAGGGTCTATATGTCAAA
This Bacillus paramycoides DNA region includes the following protein-coding sequences:
- the spoVG gene encoding septation regulator SpoVG — its product is MEVTDVRLRRVNTEGRMRAIASITLDHEFVVHDIRVIDGNNGLFVAMPSKRTPDGEFRDIAHPINSGTRSKIQDAVLTEYHRLGELEEVEFEEAGAS